TGACGCGGAGGTCCAGGGCGGCCAGGGTGAGGCCCTTGCGCTCGATGCGGGAGATGATCTCGCCGACGATGCCACGGGTGACGCCGTCCGGCTTGATGAGGATGAGGGTGCGTTCAGTCATGCCCGTCATGGTAGCTGACGGGTGCCCGTCGCTCAGCGCACACCCGACGCCCACACCCCCATGTCCCCCGCACCCCCGTGCCCCCGCCGCCGGGCGGTCACTCCCCGGCGTCGTCCCGGCGTTCCGTCGGCCAGTGCTGCGCGGGCAGCAGCCCGCGGCGCTGCCGCTCCCGGATCGTGTGCCGCAGGTAGTACACGTACACCCACGCGGCGGCGAAGATCACGCCCGCGATCCCGATCGCGGGGTGCACGACGAACCCGGCGACCGCCAGGACCTGCAGGATCACGTTGACGGGCGTGGCCCACCGCCGCTTCTGCAGTCCGCTCATGAGGAGCATCACCACCCCGAGGACGGCGACGTAGGTGATGTTGAACGGCGTCGCGTACGCGCCCTCGTCGACCCGGAGGACGACGGTCAGTGCCAGGAGGACGACGATCGCCTCCATGACCAACGCCCCGGACATCACCCACGTGCCGCTGGCCAGCGGGTCCGTCGCCGTCTCGTGACCGGGGCCGAGCGGACCGTAGCGGTCGTCCCCCGCCGACCCCGACCTGCCCGCCGCGGCCGCTCCGGCCGTGCCGTTGTCGTCCGTGCTGCGCCTGTTCACCGTCGTCGCTCCTTCCGGCTCCCGCCGTCAACCCTGTCCACACCGTCGTCACCACCGGTCACGACCGGCCACCGGCCGTCACCCACCGTCACTCGCCGTCACCGTCCGTCGCCGGCGCGGGGCGCTCCCACCGCGGCCGGGGCGGCTCCCACCGCCGCAGCCCGTCGAGCAGCCCCGCCGGGGTGTCGGCGACGACAAGCCCGTCCCGGGCCCCGGCGGAGAGGAACCCCCGCCGCACCATCGTGTCGACCATCTCCACCAGCGGGTCCCAGTAACCGTCGACGTCGTACAACGCCACGGGGCACCGGTGGATCCCGAGGATCTGCGCGGTCCACACCTCGAAGAACTCCTCGAGCGTACCGACCCCGCCGGGCAGGGCCACCATCGCGTCGGCCGCGTCGGCCATCCGGGCCTTCCGCTCGCCCATCGTGTCGACCACCTCGAGGCGGCCGAGCCCCGTGTGCGCGGTCTCCCCGTCGACGAGGGCCCGCGTCGTGACCCCGAGGACGTCCATGCCCGCCGCGACGGCGGTGTCCCCGACGATCCCCATGAGCCCGGCGCGACCCCCGCCGTACACGAGACTGTGCCCCGCGTCGGCGAGCCCCCGCACGACCTCCCGGGCGGCCTCCGCGAACCCGGGCCCGTCGCCCGGGGACGACCCGACGTACACCGCGACGCGCATCAGGCCGGCTCCTTCCCGAACAGGGTCCGCGCCTCACCCGCGGTGACGACGGACCCGGTGATGAGCACACCCGCGCCGGAGACCATGCCGTCCCCGCCGTCGTCCTCGGCGAGCTGGGTCGCCAGCTCCACCGCGCCCGGCAGGAGCGGCGCGACGTGCACCCGCTCCTCGCCGAAGGCGTCCCGCGCGTACTCGGCGAGGGTCTCGACGTCGAGGG
The sequence above is drawn from the Corynebacterium bovis DSM 20582 = CIP 54.80 genome and encodes:
- a CDS encoding DUF4233 domain-containing protein, which gives rise to MNRRSTDDNGTAGAAAAGRSGSAGDDRYGPLGPGHETATDPLASGTWVMSGALVMEAIVVLLALTVVLRVDEGAYATPFNITYVAVLGVVMLLMSGLQKRRWATPVNVILQVLAVAGFVVHPAIGIAGVIFAAAWVYVYYLRHTIRERQRRGLLPAQHWPTERRDDAGE
- a CDS encoding TIGR00730 family Rossman fold protein — its product is MRVAVYVGSSPGDGPGFAEAAREVVRGLADAGHSLVYGGGRAGLMGIVGDTAVAAGMDVLGVTTRALVDGETAHTGLGRLEVVDTMGERKARMADAADAMVALPGGVGTLEEFFEVWTAQILGIHRCPVALYDVDGYWDPLVEMVDTMVRRGFLSAGARDGLVVADTPAGLLDGLRRWEPPRPRWERPAPATDGDGE